From the Lathyrus oleraceus cultivar Zhongwan6 chromosome 4, CAAS_Psat_ZW6_1.0, whole genome shotgun sequence genome, one window contains:
- the LOC127073774 gene encoding pentatricopeptide repeat-containing protein At5g66520, with the protein MLTKVCVPANGKRVIQEHVFSLLQSCNSETDIAQIHSQVVLNGLSHKNSIITKLLSFYTASGKLQHAHKLFNKIDNPSTTIWNHMIRGYASSHMPWKSVQYYNQMVSTKSEPDGFTYSFLLSACVRGELVKEGEQVHATVLAKGYCSDVFVNTNLINFYANQGGVEQARHVFDDMTQRSVVSWNSILAGYVKCCDFDAARIFFDKMPQKNVVSWTTMIAGCAQNGQSKQALLLFDQMRRARVELDQVALVAALSACAELGDLKLGRWIHWYVQKRQKEPSVRLNNALMHMYANCGIIDEAYQMFTKMSLKTRVSWTIIIMAFAKQGLGKEALDLFKDMLSDGVEKSGVKPDGTTFIGVLCACSHAGFVEEGRRIFESMIHTWQISPRIEHYGCMVDLLSRAGCLDEAYELIETMPFKPNDAIWGALLGGCRIHKNSDLASRIANKLVAELDNNDQAAGYLVLLSNIYAFAERWKDVVAVRQKMIEMGVKKPPGQSWIQIYGVVHNFVVGDMTHRHSSLIYETLCEITEQARVEGYKPDITEVLLDVEG; encoded by the coding sequence ATGTTGACTAAAGTTTGTGTTCCTGCAAATGGGAAAAGAGTTATTCAAGAGCACGTCTTCTCGTTACTTCAAAGCTGCAACAGCGAAACGGACATCGCTCAAATTCATAGCCAAGTAGTTCTCAATGGCCTCTCTCACAAGAATAGCATCATCACCAAGCTTCTTTCATTCTACACAGCCTCTGGTAAACTTCAACATGCCCACAAGCTTTTCAATAAAATTGATAACCCAAGCACCACCATTTGGAACCACATGATTAGAGGCTATGCCAGCAGCCATATGCCTTGGAAATCAGTTCAATATTACAATCAGATGGTGTCAACTAAGTCTGAACCTGACGGGTTCACATACTCGTTTCTCTTGAGTGCTTGTGTACGGGGTGAGCTGGTAAAAGAAGGGGAACAGGTGCATGCGACTGTTCTGGCAAAAGGGTATTGCTCAGACGTGTTTGTGAACACTAATTTGATCAACTTTTATGCGAATCAAGGTGGTGTTGAGCAAGCACGCCATGTGTTTGATGATATGACTCAAAGAAGTGTTGTTAGCTGGAATTCTATACTTGCTGGGTACGTTAAGTGCTGTGATTTTGATGCTGCGagaattttttttgataaaaTGCCACAGAAAAATGTTGTGTCTTGGACGACCATGATTGCTGGGTGTGCTCAGAATGGGCAATCTAAACAAGCTTTGTTGTTATTTGATCAGATGAGGAGAGCACGTGTGGAATTGGATCAGGTGGCGTTGGTGGCAGCTTTATCAGCATGTGCTGAATTAGGGGATCTGAAGTTAGGAAGGTGGATCCATTGGTATGTTCAAAAGAGGCAAAAGGAACCCTCTGTCCGCTTGAACAATGCACTCATGCATATGTATGCTAATTGTGGAATCATTGATGAAGCTTATCAAATGTTTACCAAGATGTCTCTGAAAACCAGAGTGTCTTGGACTATTATCATCATGGCTTTTGCAAAACAAGGTCTTGGGAAGGAAGCACTTGATCTGTTTAAAGATATGCTTAGTGATGGTGTGGAGAAAAGTGGGGTAAAACCTGATGGAACAACGTTCATTGGAGTTCTTTGTGCTTGCAGTCATGCAGGGTTTGTAGAGGAAGGGCGCAGAATTTTTGAATCGATGATACATACTTGGCAAATCAGCCCAAGGATTGAACACTACGGATGCATGGTTGATCTCTTGAGTCGTGCAGGTTGCTTAGATGAAGCATATGAACTTATTGAAACTATGCCTTTTAAGCCTAATGATGCAATTTGGGGTGCCCTTCTTGGTGGTTGTCGAATACACAAGAATTCAGACCTAGCATCACGAATTGCAAACAAGTTAGTTGCTGAGCTCGACAACAATGATCAAGCTGCCGGCTATCTTGTGCTCTTATCGAACATATATGCTTTTGCCGAAAGGTGGAAGGATGTCGTTGCAGTGAGACAAAAAATGATTGAGATGGGTGTGAAAAAACCTCCAGGTCAAAGTTGGATCCAAATTTATGGCGTTGTTCATAATTTTGTGGTGGGTGATATGACTCATAGGCATTCATCTTTAATCTACGAAACCCTTTGTGAGATTACCGAGCAAGCCCGTGTGGAAGGCTATAAACCAGACATAACAGAAGTTCTATTGGATGTTGAGGGATAG
- the LOC127073773 gene encoding pentatricopeptide repeat-containing protein At5g61370, mitochondrial, producing the protein MKIKMHVLLSSALRSCYLQNTHKLQLLSVSLYSTLHPVSTLPELQDLCNIVTCTVGGLDDLELSLNKYKGSLTSPLVAQVIDSIKHEAHTRRLLRFFLWSNKNLRCDLEDKDYNYALRVFAEKKDYTAMDILLGDFKKEGRVLDAQTFGLVAENFVKLGKEDQALGIFKNLDKYKCLIDEFTVTAIINALCSKGHAKRAEGVVWHHKDKIKGVLPCVYRSILYGWSVQRNVKESRRVIQEMKSNGVVPDLVCYNTFLRCLCERNLRHNPSGLVPEALNVMMEMRSYKVSPTTISYNILLSCLGKTRRVKESCQILEAMNKSGVAPDWVSYYLVARVLFLSGRFGKGKEIVDQMIEKGIVPNHKFYYSLIGILCGVERVNHALELFEKMKVSSVGGYGPVYDVLIPKLCRGGDFEKGRELWDEATCMGITLECSGDVLDPSITEVYKPKRPEKINVVDSSKAKSQQKVSNYLERMKMRKSAARKKKMKMKKKSEAS; encoded by the coding sequence ATGAAAATCAAAATGCATGTCTTGCTCAGCTCCGCTTTGAGAAGCTGTTACCTTCAAAATACCCACAAGCTCCAATTACTTTCAGTGTCGCTCTATTCCACATTGCACCCAGTATCTACACTACCCGAATTGCAAGACCTCTGCAACATTGTCACCTGCACTGTTGGTGGACTAGATGATCTAGAGTTAAGTCTAAATAAGTATAAGGGTTCTCTAACTTCACCTCTTGTAGCTCAAGTTATTGATTCCATTAAACACGAGGCACACACTAGAAGACTGCTTAGGTTCTTCTTATGGTCCAATAAGAATTTGAGATGTGATTTAGAAGATAAGGATTATAATTATGCTCTTAGAGTTTTCGCCGAAAAGAAAGACTATACAGCAATGGACATCTTGCTTGGAGATTTCAAGAAGGAGGGTAGAGTCTTGGATGCTCAAACTTTTGGTCTTGTAGCTGAGAATTTTGTTAAACTCGGAAAAGAAGATCAAGCGTTGGGTATTTTCAAGAACTTAGACAAGTATAAGTGTCTTATTGATGAATTTACTGTTACTGCTATTATTAATGCCCTTTGCTCTAAAGGGCATGCTAAGAGGGCTGAAGGTGTAGTTTGGCATCACAAAGACAAGATTAAAGGCGTGCTACCTTGCGTTTATAGAAGTATTCTTTATGGTTGGTCTGTGCAGAGGAATGTGAAGGAATCTAGGAGAGTTATTCAAGAGATGAAATCGAATGGGGTTGTCCCGGATTTAGTTTGCTACAACACATTCCTCAGGTGCCTTTGTGAAAGAAATCTGAGACATAATCCTTCTGGACTTGTGCCTGAAGCTTTAAATGTGATGATGGAAATGAGGTCGTATAAGGTCTCGCCGACCACAATCAGTTACAACATTTTACTTTCTTGTTTGGGGAAGACTAGAAGAGTTAAGGAATCATGTCAAATACTTGAAGCAATGAACAAATCGGGCGTTGCTCCGGATTGGGTCTCCTATTATTTGGTGGCAAGGGTTTTGTTTCTGAGTGGTAGATTCGGTAAAGGGAAAGAGATAGTAGATCAAATGATTGAAAAAGGCATAGTACCAAACCATAAGTTTTACTACAGTTTGATTGGTATTCTCTGTGGGGTTGAAAGGGTAAATCATGCCCTTGAATTGTTTGAGAAAATGAAGGTAAGCTCAGTGGGAGGTTATGGACCAGTTTATGATGTACTCATTCCAAAGCTTTGTAGAGGAGGGGATTTTGAAAAAGGAAGAGAACTTTGGGATGAAGCCACATGTATGGGCATAACTCTTGAGTGCTCTGGAGATGTTTTAGATCCTTCAATAACAGAAGTATATAAACCTAAAAGACCAGAAAAAATCAATGTTGTGGATAGCTCAAAAGCCAAGTCTCAGCAGAAAGTTTCAAATTATCTTGAGAGAATGAAAATGCGAAAATCTGCAGCGAGgaagaagaaaatgaaaatgaaaaagaaatcTGAAGCATCTTAA